TATGAGAAAAGATCAGCTTCCTTACAGCACACTTCCCAGCAAAGAAGTCTATAGTCTTGCTGGTGTTCAGGTAGGGGACACAGCTGTCAACTCAAGGCTCACCTTGCTCTGGTACCAGGACTCAGCCTCAGCCCGGCTCCTCTGAGCAATCTCCTCATATTGGGCTTTGACTTCAGCGATGATGCTGTCCAGGTCCAGGTTACGGTTGTTGTCCATGGACAGGACCACGGAAGTGTCTGAGATGTGGGTTTGCATCTGTGCCAGTTCCTGCAGAGCAGAAGATTATCAGATCATTTTTTCCTATGGCATTTACAGAGGTATCCAATCACCCAGATCTTCCACCCTTTGCAGAGCCCCATCAGGGCAAATAAAAGAGGAGTGGAGATGCTTACTGCGTCATACAAGGCTCTGGTGAAGTTGATCTCATCTGTGAGAGCGTCTACCTTGGCTTGCAGTTCAACCTTATTCATGTAGGCAGCATCTACATCCTGGGAAATAAACCAACAACTTGAAGTCAGCTGAGCCCTCCTTCCCAGTCTGAACACCTTTTAGGCTCCCCATCTAGTCCACTCTTGGATGTGTGCACAGACCCAGAGTCCTCACCCTCTACAAAGGAACATGACCCCCTGATCCTCATCAGCTCACCTTCTTCAGAGTCACAAATTCATTCTCCGCTGCTGTGCGCTTGTTGATTTCGTCTTCATATCTGGAATTAGAGCAAGACACAATTGAGCCAGTGGCGAAGATGATACAGCAAGATCAGCCTGGGTTCCCAACTTCCCATAAGACAGATATCTCTAAGTTGAGCTTTCCTGCCACTGAGCCACAGAAATGGTTTTTTTGTGTTCCCTCAATTCCTTAtatcttttctctccccacccacctctatGGTCCATTTGTTCTTTTGGGGTTGTTTTTAGGCACTACTTGTGGTTTTCATTGCCATGGACCTGTTTCCCTATGGAACCATGCCCACCTCTGGACCTGGTCACCCGGTCGTCTTCAAGTGTGCGCTTCAGGAAACTGAACCCCTTTGTCTCCTTGAACTCACTTGTTCTTGAAGTCCTCCACTGTGTCCTGCATGCTCCTCAGCTCCGAGTCCAGGCGGCCCCTCTCGCCCAGGATGCTGTCCAGCTGTCTCCTGAGGTTGTTGATGTACTGCTCAAACAAGGGCTCCAGGTTCTGCCTCACGGTCTTGGTGCCCTGCTCCTGGAGCAGAGTCCACTTGGTGTCCAGGACCTTGTTCTGCTGCTCCAGGAACCGTACCTGGGGGAAGACAAGGTGGTTATTTGCCAGAGAAAGCAATGGAGAAAGAGATATGAGTTGCCAGGAGCCCAGGCACGCCTGGCATGTCACCGAGCTCCTGGGCTACTACAGAGCATGTAGAGAGGATCAGACTGACAGTGTTGGTCCCCCCAAACCTATTTCCTTCCTACCCCAGTGATCCTAATGTGAAATTCTTCCATGGACCTATGAGGTCTTCTCGCTGGCTAAGTTATGTCACCTGTCAGTAGCGTTcaacttgtcttttcttttcattgaaaaGCACAATCACACATTTCCCTGTTACATTgcacgattttttaaaaaaatcatacctcAGTTAAAAGTATATGAATTGTGCAGAATCTAATGATTAAATCCAATTCAGTTAATGATTGGAGTGCAATATCTTCTGTTTTAGTACATAGTTCTCCTCTACAACAAACACCCTCATGGTCATGCTCTGGTTCTACACATTCCTTTCTATGGATACATAGATGTTTCTGAGTCTTTTTCTTCTAATCCAGGcagaaatgctttcttttctttttcttcccactctTTTCCTCATGCCCAGAGTCCTCAAGGAGATTTCCGCTGGCATTATTTTTTGATTCTAGGAGTCTTCAGAAGGTAAAGCTAACCCACTCCATTCTCTCACTGCCTTATTTTGCTTCATGCTTATGAAAAGTAGAGTATTCTTCCCTGGCAGGGATGAAGGACACGTAAGAGAGCCAGGGGTTTTAAATGGTTTCCATCACCTGCTGCCTGTTGTGAACGTGGAGGCCAACTGGCATCCCAGGGGAGAGCTAGTCTcagtccccttctccctgcctcctgagTCTCCCCCTGGTAGACAGTCATTGCTTGCCTAGTGTCAGGACTCTGGAATCCCAGTGCAGGCAGGTGTTCCTGGCTCACCTTGTCGATGAAGGAGGCGAACTTGTTGTTGAGGGTCTTGATCTGCTCCCGCTCCTCAGTCCTCACCCTCTGGATGGTGGGGTCGATTTGCAGGTTCAGAGGAGTGAGGAGATTCTGGTTGATGGTGACCTCTTGGATGCCTCCAGGAGGGCACACAGGGAAGCCAGAGCCTCCATAGCCACCAACAAAGCCAGCTCCACCACCGAGCCCAAAGCCACCACCAGCTGCACCACCAAAACCAAATCCACTTGCGACTCCACCTCCATAGCCAAAGCCACCTCCAACTCTGCCACCATATCCGCCACCGATGGCACAGCTGCCCCCTCCGATGGAGATCCTCTTGGAGCCCCCCAGGCCATAGAGGCTCCTGCTGCCAAAGCCGGCTCCTCCATACACTCCACCGAGGCCACCACTGCCCCTGGAGCGGGACACGGAGACACTGCTGAAGCCAGAGCGGCAGACCCCTGGGACTCTGGCTGAGCTGGCGCTGAAGCCACGGTGGCTGACGCTTTGGCTCCTAATGGTGGATTTGCTAGACATGGTTCCTGAAGAGGAGAGGGCTGAAGAAAGCGTGAGAGGCTGGAGGGTAGAGCTGAGAGGAGCAGATCTGTGAGATGAACCTCCCGGCAGCAGTTTATATAGGATGGAAATGGGTTGGGCTCCGTCCTGGAAGGTGAGCTTGCAGATCGGGAAGGGTTGGGCTTTACAAACAGTGATGTCACATCTGGATTATTAGAAAAGTTATGAAATATGAAGATTGCatttttggctttctttagtCAGGGAAAAATATCTCCCGTCTTCCAGCTTTGACTTGATCTCAGTACAATGAGACTATTCTTAATTCACTGAGCGAGGAGTTAGTCACTGTCTCAAACAAAGGATCGGCGTGTTATGCTAGTGCATCAGAAGGTATAAGCGCTTTGCTCTCCACCTGTGTTGTACCCAGCAGAGATAGGACATTGAAATAATCCATTGCATATGCTGTCATAGAAATATTCTTGTTCTTTTCCATAATTAATGAAGTTAAatatgacttttttccttttatgtaaaatttcaCCCACATAGGGAGTAAAATAACAACATAATCGGTCCCTATGTTCTTATCACCTGGCTATATAAAAGTCATTATCTCATGGTCCATCTTACAGCTTCCATATTCCCACCCTATTCCTTAGCAActgtaaattatttgaaaacaaataccACAGATCGTATTGTCTCTTTGGTATGTAATTCCATATTTATGACTAAATGagagactctttaaaaaaaataaccaaaatatcattttcatatcttaaaaattttatatattcattaacATCAACAAGTATCTATTCAATCTTCAAATATTCCTGTGAGGatcatttatgttttatattttgtttgtccATATCAGGACCCACATAAGCTCTATACATTTTGTACGTGGGGGATATGTCATTTAGATCATATATCTTTCAAATCTTTTAAGTCATTAGATCCtccttcataattttcttacagtTTATTTGTTAAGGAAACCAGGTTATGTGTCTCCTGCAATGTTTCATTCTTGGAGTTTTCTAACTGCATATTCATGATGTCTCACTTGACACCCTACTGTGCTCCCTTTATATCCCAGAACGTGGTAGTTCAAACTAGAAACTTAATATGCTATATATTTAAACGTTCCAGATGTAGATGTTGTCCACTGTCTATTAATCTACTGAATATGATTACTTACACACTTacttgtatatttaaatattgaagaAGTAACAGATGTTCAAGGGACAAAGACATGCTCCAGGCCATTGCCCAGCCAGCCAGTTCCCACATGCAGACGCAAGCAGCGTTCCCAGTTCCTGTGTATCGTTGTAGTAACCTCCCTTGGGtatgtttctgtgtttttcctGGCATGTgtgtgatgtgtatgtgtgtgtgtgtgtgtgtgtgtgtgtttatgagagagagtgagaaggagaaggagagagatattGGGCGGGAGTGTATATGTACAGAGAGAGcccatgtttttttaaaagtatacattgtatgcatatttatgtatatataaccCCCCCACATATTCTCTTTTCGGTTACTCCTGTCTTGTATTTATTGgtgttttctcttcattctcattctctttcattattggtgtattcTCTTCATTCTCTATGATGACTGCTTCCTGCCTGCTcgctcccctttcctctccctgcccccccttcGTGTCTATTTCTGTACATTCAGCAAGGCCTTGACCCCCTTGTCTGTTTCCAACTTGGTCTTCATTTCTATTATGGCTGTCTTGTTTCTTTGCTCCTTTCCTGAGCTCTACAAGctcacattttctcctttattatccCACTCATTGGCCCCTTCATTCTCTTATTTTATCATGATGTCTCTTTCCTTGAGTTTTGGGTAATATTTTATTGGAACTTTTTTCTGTTGAGTGTTTTTCACATGCCTCTTGTTTTTCTAGTTCCCTGTGTTTTTTAACGTAAGGTATCTATTGTGGGTCCTGGAATGGTTCCTTTCTGACCAGTGCTCATCTCTGAATGAGGCGAGCGCCTTCTGGGCCTGCCATTTGCAGGAAGACTTCTGGGAGGTTGGCCAGGGCCATATCCAGGCTCACAGTGATTCTCATTATGACACAGAGCTGTGCGAATAATTCCTTTACGCTTTAATTCAGACCAAACAACAAAGGTCACTGGAGAGTGGCTCACAGTTCATTCTCAGCCTTCTTTGCTTCACCAACAAAATGCTGCCAATAGGCCTCGACTGATTCCTTATTCAGCCCTGCCTTCACAGTTTCTAGAAACTTCATGACAAATGGGGTCCTGCCTCCGGCCCACACACCCAGTTCTGACTGTTGCAAAAAGGGATTCCTGGATTTGCACTTGATGAAGTGTCCTTTACAGTGACTTGGCAGGAGTTCAGTGAGTCAGCAGTGGCTGGCATGTAGGGAGACCTGCGTTAGCTTTGTTTGCTGTTCTCTGTGGTTACCATgctgtttggttttgatttgtcgGTTGGTGGAGAGCGTCCTTCACTGAGACGTGTGGCCGTGGCCATcttttctctgagttttcttAACAGCTGTGCTTGCGTGTCTCTATTTCTGTGAgaatattcttctattttttttttaattgagggattttaagatcttttcattttgatagtTGAGGatggagtttacctttgtgtttCTTGTTCTTGTCGTTTTCAGGGAATTTCTGAAAAAGGGGAAATGCTTCCCTTTCATCTGCTAGGTCCATTCAGAAGTCTCCCgttcacatatttatatttaaaatatcatactAACCAAAATATCAAGCTAGTAACTTAaagtagaaatattattttttcctctctcacgCTTCATGAAAACAGTTTTATTCAGTGCAGATGTTCTTGTCCTCAGGGCCTCCCTTCCCCAGAGCCACGTTGGGAGTCACCTGACAGTTTTCTATAGGACATCATATTTACTGTCAGTAGAAATTTAACCCTAAATTAAATGCTCTCATCAGTGTGACAACTTACTTAATTGCTTAAACAAAATTTGTATCATTGAACGTTTCTGAGTGGATACAGTCACAGAGAATAGCATATAAACCACCGGGTACCGATCACCCAGATTAAACGATTATCAAAGTTTTCTCATTATTGTTTCTTCTAATCCGCCTTCTTTTTATATCTAAATCCTCTACTACTTTTGTTGAACTTAAAGGAAATCCAGACATCAAGCATTTCACTTGCAAATACTTGCAGGCAGGTCTAAGGAATAAAGACTTTTTAAGCTAACTGCATAACAACACTATGGCTCTCTTCAGCGGCAGCCCTTTTTAAATGGTATCTAATAGCCCCCtacatttgaatttctctgattatCTCAATGATGTCATTTTATCCTGGTTTGCTGGAAGCAACATCTTAACTAGGTTCACATATTGCATTGGACTACTATGTCTCTTAAAGTTCTTTTATTTGATAACAAACTCCGTCCTTTTCTTTCATAAGCCATTGATTTgtggagaaattattttttctatagaATGCTTACATTCTGGATTTGGCTCGTTGTTTCCTGTTGGTGTCGCATAACTTCTAGCCCCAGTGTTCCTGCATACCGGTAGTTGTCCTGGAGTTGCTTAGATTTATTTCCATTGTTTCGGGCAAGACTAGTACTAGCTGTGCTCTGTACTCCTGATTGCATCAGATCGTGAGCTACACAATACTAGATGTCCAATTTTTTGGTGTATGAAGACTGATCGGGGGACTTCTGTGGTTCGGCCCCATCCTTCTATTGAAAAGTACACAACAAAATTTCATCTAAGATTGTAGTGTTCACGGATCACTTCCTAGAGTCACTGTTTCATTAGGGGTTGCGAAATGGCAACTTTCTGATTTAGCATCCTGCCTCTGCATTTATTAGCCAGGGCTCATCTACAAAGGACTCTTTAGGTTTACTCTTTCGGTAAACTAATAGTTAATTCATCTAGAAGAGTCAAAATAAGTActtgattctttcccttttaaaattactttttagacTAATGGATTGGGAGCCTAG
The window above is part of the Ursus arctos isolate Adak ecotype North America unplaced genomic scaffold, UrsArc2.0 scaffold_26, whole genome shotgun sequence genome. Proteins encoded here:
- the LOC113257463 gene encoding keratin, type II cytoskeletal 6A isoform X2 — translated: MSSKSTIRSQSVSHRGFSASSARVPGVCRSGFSSVSVSRSRGSGGLGGVYGGAGFGSRSLYGLGGSKRISIGGGSCAIGGGYGGRVGGGFGYGGGVASGFGFGGAAGGGFGLGGGAGFVGGYGGSGFPVCPPGGIQEVTINQNLLTPLNLQIDPTIQRVRTEEREQIKTLNNKFASFIDKVRFLEQQNKVLDTKWTLLQEQGTKTVRQNLEPLFEQYINNLRRQLDSILGERGRLDSELRSMQDTVEDFKNKYEDEINKRTAAENEFVTLKKDVDAAYMNKVELQAKVDALTDEINFTRALYDAELAQMQTHISDTSVVLSMDNNRNLDLDSIIAEVKAQYEEIAQRSRAEAESWYQSKYEELQVTAGRHGDDLRNTKQEIAEINRMIQRLRSEIDHVKKQCANLQSAIADAEQRGELALKDAKNKLAELEDALQKAKQDMARLLKEYQELMNVKLALDVEIATYRKLLEGEECRLSGEGVGQVNISVVQSTVSGGYGSASGMGGGSGLGGGSGYSYGSGHSLGGGFSSSSGRGVGGGFSSSGGSSLGGGSGYSYGSGHSLGGGFSSSSGRGVGGGFSSSGGSSSTIKYTTTSSSSRKSYKH
- the LOC113257463 gene encoding keratin, type II cytoskeletal 6A isoform X3, translated to MSSKSTIRSQSVSHRGFSASSARVPGVCRSGFSSVSVSRSRGSGGLGGVYGGAGFGSRSLYGLGGSKRISIGGGSCAIGGGYGGRVGGGFGYGGGVASGFGFGGAAGGGFGLGGGAGFVGGYGGSGFPVCPPGGIQEVTINQNLLTPLNLQIDPTIQRVRTEEREQIKTLNNKFASFIDKVRFLEQQNKVLDTKWTLLQEQGTKTVRQNLEPLFEQYINNLRRQLDSILGERGRLDSELRSMQDTVEDFKNKYEDEINKRTAAENEFVTLKKDVDAAYMNKVELQAKVDALTDEINFTRALYDAELAQMQTHISDTSVVLSMDNNRNLDLDSIIAEVKAQYEEIAQRSRAEAESWYQSKYEELQVTAGRHGDDLRNTKQEIAEINRMIQRLRSEIDHVKKQCANLQSAIADAEQRGEMALKDAKNKLAELEDALQKAKQDMARLLKEYQELMNVKLALDVEIATYRKLLEGEECRLSGEGVGQVNISVVQSTVSGGYGSASGMGGGSGLGGGSGYSYGSGHSLGGGFSSSSGRGVGGGFSSSGGSSSTIKYTTTSSSSRKSYKH
- the LOC113257463 gene encoding keratin, type II cytoskeletal 6A isoform X1, whose product is MSSKSTIRSQSVSHRGFSASSARVPGVCRSGFSSVSVSRSRGSGGLGGVYGGAGFGSRSLYGLGGSKRISIGGGSCAIGGGYGGRVGGGFGYGGGVASGFGFGGAAGGGFGLGGGAGFVGGYGGSGFPVCPPGGIQEVTINQNLLTPLNLQIDPTIQRVRTEEREQIKTLNNKFASFIDKVRFLEQQNKVLDTKWTLLQEQGTKTVRQNLEPLFEQYINNLRRQLDSILGERGRLDSELRSMQDTVEDFKNKYEDEINKRTAAENEFVTLKKDVDAAYMNKVELQAKVDALTDEINFTRALYDAELAQMQTHISDTSVVLSMDNNRNLDLDSIIAEVKAQYEEIAQRSRAEAESWYQSKYEELQVTAGRHGDDLRNTKQEIAEINRMIQRLRSEIDHVKKQCANLQSAIADAEQRGELALKDAKNKLAELEDALQKAKQDMARLLKEYQELMNVKLALDVEIATYRKLLEGEECRLSGEGVGQVNISVVQSTVSGGYGSASGMGGGSGLGGGSGYSYGSGHSLGGGFSSSSGRGVGGGFSSSGGSSSTIKYTTTSSSSRKSYKH